TCGCGCGCGAGGAACTCCCGAGCGCGCTGCGGCGCCTGGTCGGCGAGGGCCGGGCCGACGTGGCGCGGGCGGTGCGGGCCAGGCAGACGGACGCGGCCGCCGGCTGACCCCGGCCGGTCGGCGCCGGCCGGTCGGCGGCAGCCCGGGGTTGCCCGGCCAACGCGTCACCCACGACGGGACGGATCGTTGGTCCGGGGGACAGCCCCCACGCTCCGGAGCGCCGCATGCCCACGCCGTCCCACCGCCGTCCGGATCCGTTCGCCGCGAGCGACCCGGCGGTGCTCGACGAGCCGGTGCGGGCCCCCGGCCTGGCCGCGGCGCTGCGCCGGCACCCGGCGCTGCGCAACCGCGCCGCGATCGGTTCGATCGCACTCGGCGCGATCGTGTTCGTGCTCGCCTGCCTGACCACCCCGTTGGCCGGCGCCCAGCCGCGCCAGCACCGGCCCACCGCACCGGCGCCGCACGTCGACCTGGGTAGCCTGCTCGCGCTGACCGGCCCGGATCCGGCTGCCGCCGCGCCCGTCACGCCGCCGGCACCGCCCCGATCCCCCGCGTCCACCCCCGCGCCGGCGCGCCCGGCACCGGCCGCCGTCAGCGGGCTGGCGGCGAACGGCATCCCCGGCGTCGCGCTGAACGCGTACCGGGTGGCGGCGGCGCGGATGGACCACGCCGAGCCCGGCTGCGGCATCGGCTGGTGGCTGCTGGCCGGCATCGGCCGGGTGGAGTCCGATCACGGCCGCTTCGCCGGCGCCACGCTTCTCGCGAACGGCACGTCCGTCCCGAAGATCATCGGCATCCCGCTCAACGGCCACGGCACCGAGGTCGTACGCGACACCGACGGCGGCCGACTGGACGGCGACCCGGTCTACGACCGTGCGGTCGGGCCGATGCAGTTCATCCCGCAGACCTGGGCCTCCTACGGCGTGGACGCGACCGGCGACGGCGTCGCGGACCCGTTCAACATCAACGACGCGGCCCTGACGGCGGCGCGCTACCTGTGCGCGGCCGGCGGGAACCTGCGCGCGCACGACGGCCAGGTGCGCGCGGTGCTGACCTACAACCACTCGAGCGCCTACCTGGCCGAGGTGCTCGGCCTCGCCGACGCGTACCGGCGGGGTGTGCCGGTGAGCGGGATCCCGCACGGGAACGTGACCGGGGCGCTGGCACCGGTCCGGCCCGGCAGCCTGCCCGCCGCGAACCCGGGCGCACCGACCGCGGTGGGCGGGTCCGCCGGCGCGAAGCACACCACCAGGCACGGCTCGGCCGGCTCGGGCTCGGCAGGCACCGCGGGCACCGCGGGCACCGGATCGGCTTCGAGCATGCCGCGGCCCCGCGGGACGTCCAGCGCGCCGGGTGGCTCGTCCAGCACGCCGGCTCCCGGCGGGACGTCCAGCACCCCGGCTCCGGGCGGGACGTCCAGCGCGCCGGCTCCCACGGCCAGCCCGACACCGTCACCCGCTCCGGCCCAGAAGTGCGTGCTGTGGGACCTGCTCAACCCCGGCCGTTGCGTGCTGTACGGCTGAGGTTCAGGCACAGCAGTGCGCCAGGCACCACTGTGGTGTGCACCCGCGCGGACCGGCTCAGGACGTGCCGGCGGAGTCCGCGAGCATCCGCAGCCCGGTGATGATGCCACCGACCAGGTCGCCGTTGGTGAACGAGGCGCGCATCGCCAGCGCGGCCAGCGCACACGCCCGGTTCGGCAGCCGCTTGGCCGACTCCGGGCCGGTCACGATGTGCAGGCTGCGCTGCCCGGGCGAGACGGCGAGCAGTACCGACGAACCGCTGAGCTTCTCGAACAACGCCTCGGCGTGGGCGCGGGTCGGAGCGCTCAGCGCGCCGATGTAGACCGAGAACGCCAGCCCGGTCTCGCGGCTGGACAGCGTCAGCGCCTCGTCGAGCCGGGTCAGCTGGCCGGCCGTGAACGCCTGATCGGCGCGGGCCGGCTGCGGGCCGTACTGCAGCGTCGTGCGGGACGTCGTCGCGAGTTCACCACTCACCGCTGGCACCCCCCACCGCGGTGGTCGCACCGCTGGTCACCTCGGCGTGCTCGGCGTGCTGCGCGATGGCCTCCGGGTGCGGCACGTACCAGGACGGCGCGTAGTTCCAGGGGCGGCCGGGACGGTAGCGGTTCGGCTGGCGCAGCATGGACTTGCCGTACACCCCGAACACCACCAGGGCGACGATGCCCGCGGGAATGCCCAC
This genomic stretch from Jatrophihabitans cynanchi harbors:
- a CDS encoding lytic murein transglycosylase, translated to MPTPSHRRPDPFAASDPAVLDEPVRAPGLAAALRRHPALRNRAAIGSIALGAIVFVLACLTTPLAGAQPRQHRPTAPAPHVDLGSLLALTGPDPAAAAPVTPPAPPRSPASTPAPARPAPAAVSGLAANGIPGVALNAYRVAAARMDHAEPGCGIGWWLLAGIGRVESDHGRFAGATLLANGTSVPKIIGIPLNGHGTEVVRDTDGGRLDGDPVYDRAVGPMQFIPQTWASYGVDATGDGVADPFNINDAALTAARYLCAAGGNLRAHDGQVRAVLTYNHSSAYLAEVLGLADAYRRGVPVSGIPHGNVTGALAPVRPGSLPAANPGAPTAVGGSAGAKHTTRHGSAGSGSAGTAGTAGTGSASSMPRPRGTSSAPGGSSSTPAPGGTSSTPAPGGTSSAPAPTASPTPSPAPAQKCVLWDLLNPGRCVLYG
- a CDS encoding DUF5130 family protein, translated to MSGELATTSRTTLQYGPQPARADQAFTAGQLTRLDEALTLSSRETGLAFSVYIGALSAPTRAHAEALFEKLSGSSVLLAVSPGQRSLHIVTGPESAKRLPNRACALAALAMRASFTNGDLVGGIITGLRMLADSAGTS
- the ctaJ gene encoding aa3-type cytochrome oxidase subunit CtaJ, which translates into the protein MTIVETVLVFVGIPAGIVALVVFGVYGKSMLRQPNRYRPGRPWNYAPSWYVPHPEAIAQHAEHAEVTSGATTAVGGASGEW